The following are encoded together in the Acidobacteriota bacterium genome:
- the rpsJ gene encoding 30S ribosomal protein S10, whose protein sequence is MNEKIRIRLKAFDYRILDTSTHEIVDTARRSGARVVGPIPLPTHIARYTVNRSPHVDKKSREQFEIRTHKRLLDIFEPTSQTVDALMKLELPAGVDVEIKAFGA, encoded by the coding sequence ATGAACGAGAAGATCCGCATCCGGCTCAAGGCCTTCGACTACCGCATCCTGGATACGTCGACGCATGAGATCGTCGATACGGCCCGGCGCAGCGGCGCCCGTGTGGTCGGTCCCATTCCGCTTCCGACTCACATCGCCCGGTACACGGTGAACCGTTCCCCGCATGTGGACAAGAAGTCGCGGGAGCAGTTCGAGATCCGCACCCACAAGCGGTTGCTCGACATCTTCGAGCCCACCAGTCAGACCGTCGACGCGCTGATGAAGCTGGAGCTTCCCGCCGGCGTCGATGTCGAGATCAAGGCGTTCGGTGCCTGA
- the rplD gene encoding 50S ribosomal protein L4 — protein MPEIAVKSLDNKAVGKVDLPEEVFSYPYNEHLIHLAVVALRAAQRAGTHKAKGRHEVRGSGVKPYRQKGTGRSRAGSRRSPLRRGGGVVHGPHPRSHRNKLSRNEKRNALKSALSRKLLEEQIMVIDSLELESHKTGAFAACLKDLGVDGKALIVDDHGNRNLMLASRNHPQVKAVDALGVNVYDVVDRGYVVFSENAIGRLSTVLQRRRQRNGSESCPGGSEE, from the coding sequence ATGCCAGAAATCGCCGTCAAGAGTCTCGACAACAAGGCCGTCGGCAAGGTCGACTTGCCGGAGGAGGTCTTCTCCTACCCGTACAACGAGCACCTCATCCACCTGGCGGTAGTCGCCTTGCGGGCCGCGCAGCGCGCGGGAACCCACAAGGCCAAGGGCAGGCACGAGGTCCGCGGCTCCGGGGTCAAGCCGTATCGCCAGAAGGGGACGGGTCGTTCTCGGGCCGGCAGCCGCCGCTCGCCGCTCCGTCGTGGCGGTGGAGTCGTGCATGGACCTCACCCCCGCAGCCACCGCAACAAGCTGTCCCGGAACGAGAAGCGGAACGCCCTCAAGTCGGCGCTGTCGAGGAAGCTCCTCGAAGAGCAGATCATGGTGATCGACTCGCTCGAGCTCGAAAGCCACAAGACGGGCGCCTTCGCGGCCTGCCTGAAGGATCTCGGCGTCGATGGCAAGGCGCTGATCGTCGACGATCACGGCAACCGCAACCTGATGCTGGCTTCGCGCAACCATCCGCAGGTCAAGGCGGTCGATGCGCTGGGCGTCAACGTGTACGACGTCGTCGACCGGGGCTACGTCGTCTTCAGCGAGAACGCGATCGGGCGCCTTTCCACCGTGCTGCAACGGCGCAGGCAACGGAACGGGAGCGAATCATGCCCCGGCGGGAGTGAAGAATGA
- the rplC gene encoding 50S ribosomal protein L3, whose translation MSANNSQTKGLLGRKIGMTQIYTEDGAAVPVTVLEVGPCRVVQRKTEASDGYEAVQIGLVESRPPKRITEPRRGHFKKAGVDPMRHLAEVRVDATDESQPGDEIEVSIFEVGSRVDVIGTGKGKGFQGVMRRHGFGGGRATHGSMFHRAPGSVGQSASPSRVFPGMRFPGRMGGKRVTTKKLVVVKVDAENRLLYLRGAVPGARSGLVMVRSSV comes from the coding sequence GTGAGCGCTAACAACAGCCAGACGAAGGGCCTGCTGGGTCGCAAGATCGGCATGACGCAGATCTACACCGAGGACGGGGCCGCGGTGCCGGTGACGGTACTCGAGGTCGGTCCCTGCCGGGTCGTTCAGCGCAAGACGGAAGCGTCCGACGGCTATGAGGCGGTGCAGATCGGCCTGGTCGAGAGCCGGCCGCCCAAACGGATCACGGAACCGCGGCGGGGTCACTTCAAGAAGGCCGGGGTCGATCCGATGCGCCATCTGGCCGAAGTGCGGGTCGACGCGACCGACGAGTCGCAGCCGGGCGACGAGATCGAGGTTTCGATCTTCGAGGTCGGTTCCCGGGTGGACGTGATCGGCACGGGCAAGGGCAAGGGGTTCCAGGGCGTCATGCGCCGGCACGGCTTCGGCGGCGGCCGCGCCACCCACGGCTCGATGTTCCATCGCGCCCCCGGCTCGGTCGGGCAGTCCGCGAGTCCCTCGCGCGTGTTCCCCGGCATGCGGTTCCCCGGCCGGATGGGCGGCAAGCGGGTGACGACGAAGAAACTCGTGGTGGTCAAGGTGGATGCCGAGAACCGCCTCCTCTATCTGCGCGGCGCGGTTCCGGGCGCCCGCAGCGGCTTGGTCATGGTTCGGAGTTCGGTCTGA
- a CDS encoding 50S ribosomal protein L23, translated as MRVQDVLRRPLITEKSTELRDGSNIIAFVVDSRANKIEVRKAVETQFAGVKVAEVRIANVHGKVRRRGRFVGRTPDWKKAYVRLAEGQIDLFDNV; from the coding sequence ATGAGAGTGCAGGACGTGCTGCGGCGCCCTTTGATCACCGAGAAGTCGACCGAGTTGCGGGATGGGAGCAACATCATCGCCTTCGTGGTCGACTCCCGGGCGAACAAGATCGAGGTGCGGAAGGCGGTCGAGACCCAGTTCGCGGGCGTCAAGGTGGCTGAGGTCCGGATCGCGAACGTGCACGGCAAGGTCCGCCGTCGCGGCCGGTTCGTCGGTCGAACACCCGACTGGAAGAAGGCATACGTACGGCTGGCCGAGGGCCAGATCGATCTCTTCGACAACGTGTAG